Within the Gordonia westfalica genome, the region CGCGGGTCAGCGCGATCCGCGGCGTGAACGTCGACGGTGTGATCCGGACGCTGGTCGCCCGCGGCCTGATCAACGAGGTCGGCCAGGACCCGCAGACCAACGCCACCACCTATGCGACGACCGAGATGTTCCTCGAGCGACTCGGCCTCGCATCGCTGTCCGAACTGCCCGATCTGGCGCCGCTGCTGCCCGACGTCGACCTCATCGACGACCTCGACGACGAGTTGTTGTCGGATCCCCGATTCGCCAAATTGTCCTCTCAGCCGTCAGACTCGAAGGTACTGGTCACCGACGGTGACCTGAATGATGACTAGAACCGCATAGATCTACCGACACACAGGATCGAGAACAATGGCTTCCGCTGGCCGAGATGGCTCACCGGGAAAACGCCGCAAGGGCGCCCCCGCACAGCAACCGCGAACCAAGAAGACGCACCGCAAGGGGTCGTCGACACCGAACGCAGACGTCGGGAAGATCCGGCTCAACAACGCCCGGCCCGCGCGGCATCAGGTGGCGCCTGAGCAGGTGAGCGGCAACGGTCCCGCCTTCGTCGCAGACGGCGTCCGACTCCAGAAGGTCCTGGCCCAGGCGGGTGTCGCCTCGCGCCGCGGCGCGGAGGAGATGATCGCCGCCGGTCGGGTGAAGGTCGACGGCAAGGTCGTCACCGAGCAGGGCCTGCGCATCAACCCCGACACCGCGATCATCCACGTCGACGATGCGCGCGTCATCATGGACGAGACCAAGCAGTACCTCGCGTTCAACAAGCCCAAGGGCTGGCAGTCGACCATGGCCGACGACCAGGGCCGCCCGTGCGTCGGCGATGTGGTCGCCGAACGCGTGATGGCCGGACAGCGTCTGTTCCACGTCGGCCGGCTCGACGCCGACACCGAGGGACTGCTCCTGCTGACCAACGACGGTGAGCTCGCTCACCGTCTGATGCACCCGTCGTTCGAGGTGCCCAAGACCTATCTGGCCACGCTCAAGGGCGAGGTGCCGCGCGGGATCGCCCGTCACCTGCGCGAGGGCATCGAACTCGAGGACGGCCCGGTCAAGGTCGACAAGTTCACCGTCATCGAGGTCCACGAGGGCCAGTCGCTGGTGCGGATCACCCTGCACGAGGGTCGTAACCGCATCGTGCGCCGCATGATGGACGAGGTCGGCTTCCCGGTCACGAAACTCGTTCGCACCCATGTGGGTACGGTCGCGCTCGGCGAGCAGCGGCCGGGCAGCCTGCGTGTCCTCGGCAGCGACGAGGTCGGTGGCCTGTACAAGGCGGTCGGACTGTGACCGAGGGTGCAACCCGCGTCGTCGCCATCGACGGGCCGGCCGGGACGGGTAAGTCGTCGGTGTCGAAGCTGCTCGCCGACAAGGTCGGCGCCAGCTATCTCGACACCGGGGCGATGTACCGCGCGGTGACCTTGGCGGTTCTCGACGCCGGTGTGGCCCTTGATGATCCGGCCGGTATCGCCCGAGTGGTGGATGCGGTCGACATCGAGCTGATCCCCAACGGCGAAGGATCGTCGACGGTGCTTCTCGGTGGACGCGATGTATCGGGTCCGATCCGGACCGATCACGTCACCAGCGCTGTCTCGGCCGTGTCCGCGGTTCCCGAGGTGCGCACCAAACTCGTTGCGCTGCAGCGGCAGAACGCACAGGGCCGGTTCGTGGTGGTCGAGGGACGCGACATCGGGACCGTGGTGTTCCCGACGGCCGATGTCAAGATCTTCCTGACCGCGACGCCCGAGGCGCGAGCCGACCGGCGTCACAAGCAGAACCTGGCCGCCGGACGCGACAGCGACTATGCGGCCGTCCTCGAGAGCGTCAACCGTCGTGATCATCTGGATTCGACGCGCACGGTGTCGCCGCTGCGTGCCGCCGACGACGCCGTCGTCGTCGACACCAGTGACAAGACCCTCATGGAGGTCCTCGACGAACTGAGCGGCCTCGTGGAGGCCCGGATCGGAGCATCAGAGCTGTGAGCGACAACTTCGAAACCGATGTGGCGGCGTTGCCGGGTGACGGCACGTGGTCGGACGAGGCCGACTGGCAGCTGACCGACATCGAGGGCGCCGACGGTGCCGCCGAGGTCGAGCACATGCCGGTGCTGGCGATCGTCGGGCGGCCCAACGTGGGCAAGTCCACTCTCGTCAACCGCATCCTGGGCCGGCGTGAGGCCGTGGTCGAGGACATCCCGGGCGTCACACGTGACCGTGTGTCCTACTCGGCGAGCTGGTCGGGACGACGCTTCACCGTCGTCGACACCGGCGGCTGGGAGCCCGATGCGAAGGGCCTGCAGCAGGCCGTCGCGGCGCAGGCCGAGCTCGCGATGCGGACCGCCGACGCGATCGTCGTGGTCGTCGACGCGACTGTGGGCGCCACCGCCACCGACGAGGCCGTGGCGCGTGTCCTGCGCCGGTCCAAGACGCCGGTGATCTTGTGCGCCAACAAGGTCGACAGCGAGCGTGCGGAAGCCGATACGGCTGCCCTGTGGTCGTTGGGACTCGGTGAGCCGCATCCGGTGTCGGCCGCGCACGGTCGTGGTGCCGGTGATTTGCTCGACGTCATCCTGGAGAAGCTCCCCGCGACTCCGCGGGAGGCACCCGTGCTGGGCGGCCCGCGTCGTGTGGCACTCGTCGGCAAGCCGAACGTGGGCAAGAGTTCGCTGCTGAACAAGCTGGCGGGCACCGAACGTTCGGTGGTCGACAACGTCGCGGGTACCACCGTCGATCCCGTCGACGAGATCGTCGAACTGGGTGGCAAGACCTGGAATTTCGTCGACACCGCGGGCCTGCGCCGCAAGGTGCGCACCGCCAGCGGCCACGAGTACTACGCGTCCCTGCGGACGCGGGCGGCACTCGACGCCGCCGAGGTCGCGATCCTGCTGATCGACGCCTCGGAACCGATCAC harbors:
- the der gene encoding ribosome biogenesis GTPase Der, with product MSDNFETDVAALPGDGTWSDEADWQLTDIEGADGAAEVEHMPVLAIVGRPNVGKSTLVNRILGRREAVVEDIPGVTRDRVSYSASWSGRRFTVVDTGGWEPDAKGLQQAVAAQAELAMRTADAIVVVVDATVGATATDEAVARVLRRSKTPVILCANKVDSERAEADTAALWSLGLGEPHPVSAAHGRGAGDLLDVILEKLPATPREAPVLGGPRRVALVGKPNVGKSSLLNKLAGTERSVVDNVAGTTVDPVDEIVELGGKTWNFVDTAGLRRKVRTASGHEYYASLRTRAALDAAEVAILLIDASEPITEQDLRVLSLIIDSGRALVIAFNKWDLVDEDRRYQLDKEIDRELARVPWARRVNISASTGRSVQKLVPAMESALDAWDKRISTGPLNSWLKDVIAANPPPLRGGRQPRVMFATQASVRPPTFVLFTTGFLEAGYRRFLERRLREEFNFDGSPVRINVRVRDKREQRRKR
- a CDS encoding pseudouridine synthase, translated to MASAGRDGSPGKRRKGAPAQQPRTKKTHRKGSSTPNADVGKIRLNNARPARHQVAPEQVSGNGPAFVADGVRLQKVLAQAGVASRRGAEEMIAAGRVKVDGKVVTEQGLRINPDTAIIHVDDARVIMDETKQYLAFNKPKGWQSTMADDQGRPCVGDVVAERVMAGQRLFHVGRLDADTEGLLLLTNDGELAHRLMHPSFEVPKTYLATLKGEVPRGIARHLREGIELEDGPVKVDKFTVIEVHEGQSLVRITLHEGRNRIVRRMMDEVGFPVTKLVRTHVGTVALGEQRPGSLRVLGSDEVGGLYKAVGL
- the cmk gene encoding (d)CMP kinase yields the protein MTEGATRVVAIDGPAGTGKSSVSKLLADKVGASYLDTGAMYRAVTLAVLDAGVALDDPAGIARVVDAVDIELIPNGEGSSTVLLGGRDVSGPIRTDHVTSAVSAVSAVPEVRTKLVALQRQNAQGRFVVVEGRDIGTVVFPTADVKIFLTATPEARADRRHKQNLAAGRDSDYAAVLESVNRRDHLDSTRTVSPLRAADDAVVVDTSDKTLMEVLDELSGLVEARIGASEL